One segment of Streptomyces sp. NBC_00576 DNA contains the following:
- a CDS encoding sugar kinase gives MTASLPRQAMLPDEPPEDRGHVIRRRALTLLIIVLLIGVPAGYLVISANQSRDSGKDKERKWAARGLTKAWPSKVQRHIYEVPVPRQADGEGILSTKVAYYETNNWRTSRLYVQFMTTNAGLDYFFKAMGVPRTSLKKDKFTISARDQKIVGWEFKEPGPWWGLAHQQKNPAPTQHIVVKWSHPNHYMVYVVARTTP, from the coding sequence GTGACCGCCTCCCTGCCCCGCCAGGCCATGCTCCCGGACGAGCCGCCCGAGGACCGCGGTCACGTCATCCGCCGCCGGGCCCTGACCCTGCTGATCATCGTGCTGCTCATCGGTGTACCCGCCGGCTATCTGGTGATCTCCGCCAACCAGAGCCGCGACAGCGGCAAGGACAAGGAACGCAAGTGGGCGGCGCGAGGCCTCACCAAGGCCTGGCCCTCCAAGGTCCAGCGCCACATCTACGAGGTGCCCGTCCCGCGCCAGGCCGACGGCGAGGGAATCCTGTCGACGAAGGTCGCGTACTACGAGACGAACAACTGGCGCACCAGCCGTCTGTACGTCCAGTTCATGACCACGAACGCGGGGCTCGACTACTTCTTCAAGGCCATGGGCGTCCCCCGCACGAGCCTGAAGAAGGACAAGTTCACCATCAGTGCCCGCGACCAGAAGATCGTCGGCTGGGAGTTCAAGGAGCCGGGCCCGTGGTGGGGCCTCGCCCACCAGCAGAAGAACCCGGCACCCACGCAGCACATCGTCGTGAAGTGGTCCCACCCCAACCACTACATGGTGTACGTCGTCGCGCGCACAACCCCCTGA
- a CDS encoding GntR family transcriptional regulator, with product MPLELRVDRSSPVPLYFQLSQQLEAAIEHGVLTPGSLLGNEIELAGRLGLSRPTVRQAIQSLVDKGLLVRRRGVGTQVVHSQVKRPLELSSLYDDLEAAGQRPATKVLVNTVVQASAEVAAALNVAEGSDVHRVERLRMAHGEPMAYLCNYLPPGLFDLDTGQLEATGLYRLMRAAGITLHSARQSIGARGATAEEAERLSEREGAPLLTMQRTTFDDTGRAVEFGTHTYRPTRYSFEFQLLVRP from the coding sequence GTGCCGCTGGAGCTCCGCGTGGACCGGAGCAGTCCGGTGCCGCTCTACTTCCAGCTGTCCCAGCAGCTAGAAGCCGCGATCGAGCACGGAGTACTCACTCCCGGCAGCCTGCTGGGCAACGAGATAGAGCTGGCCGGGCGGCTCGGCCTGTCCCGCCCCACCGTGCGCCAGGCCATCCAGTCCCTCGTGGACAAGGGCCTGCTCGTACGCCGCCGGGGAGTCGGCACACAGGTCGTGCACAGCCAGGTCAAGCGCCCCCTGGAGCTCAGCAGCCTGTACGACGACCTGGAGGCGGCGGGCCAGCGCCCCGCGACCAAGGTCCTCGTCAACACGGTCGTGCAGGCCTCCGCCGAGGTCGCCGCCGCGCTCAACGTGGCCGAGGGCAGCGACGTACACCGCGTGGAACGGCTGCGGATGGCACACGGCGAGCCGATGGCTTACCTCTGCAACTACCTGCCGCCCGGCCTGTTCGACCTGGACACCGGCCAACTGGAGGCCACCGGGCTGTACCGGCTGATGCGCGCCGCCGGAATCACCCTGCACAGTGCCCGGCAGTCGATCGGCGCGCGCGGGGCAACGGCCGAGGAGGCGGAACGCCTCAGCGAACGCGAGGGCGCCCCCCTGCTCACCATGCAGCGCACGACCTTCGACGACACGGGCCGCGCCGTCGAGTTCGGCACCCACACCTACCGCCCGACGCGCTATTCGTTCGAGTTCCAACTCCTGGTACGCCCCTAG
- a CDS encoding ROK family glucokinase, protein MSSYRDLALPRALAGSAREGSAPIGSRRAPALRTVGTRERRSHLTAPRVPTVGIDIGGTKVMAGVVDADGNILEKVRTETPDKSKSPKVVEDTIVELVLDLSDRHDVHAVGIGAAGWVDADRNRVLFAPHLSWRNEPLRDRISSRLAVPVLVDNDANTAAWAEWRFGAGRGEDHLVMITLGTGIGGAILEDGQVKRGKFGVAGEFGHMQVVPGGHRCPCGNRGCWEQYSSGNALVREARELAAADSPVAYGIIEHVKGDISEITGPMITELAREGDAMCIELLQDIGQWLGVGIANLAAALDPSCFVIGGGVSAADDLLIGPAREAFRRHLTGRGYRPEARIARAQLGPEAGMVGAADLARLVARRFRRANRRRVERYERYEKFVETRRTTQGPL, encoded by the coding sequence ATGAGCAGCTACCGCGACCTCGCACTCCCCAGGGCACTGGCCGGCTCCGCCCGAGAGGGCAGCGCCCCCATCGGCTCCCGCAGAGCGCCTGCGCTGCGTACCGTCGGCACGCGCGAGCGCCGTTCCCACCTCACGGCCCCGCGCGTGCCCACCGTCGGCATCGACATCGGCGGCACGAAGGTGATGGCGGGAGTGGTCGACGCCGACGGCAACATCCTGGAGAAGGTCCGCACCGAGACGCCCGACAAGTCGAAGAGCCCCAAGGTCGTCGAGGACACCATCGTCGAGCTGGTCCTGGACCTGTCCGACCGGCACGACGTGCACGCCGTCGGCATCGGCGCGGCCGGGTGGGTCGACGCCGACCGCAACCGGGTCCTGTTCGCGCCCCACCTGTCGTGGCGCAACGAGCCCCTGAGGGACCGCATCTCCAGCCGTCTGGCCGTCCCCGTCCTGGTCGACAACGACGCCAACACCGCGGCCTGGGCCGAGTGGCGCTTCGGTGCGGGCCGCGGCGAGGACCACCTCGTCATGATCACGTTGGGTACCGGCATCGGCGGCGCCATCCTGGAGGACGGCCAGGTCAAGCGCGGCAAGTTCGGCGTGGCCGGCGAGTTCGGCCATATGCAGGTCGTGCCCGGCGGCCACCGCTGCCCCTGCGGCAACCGCGGCTGCTGGGAGCAGTACAGCTCGGGCAACGCACTGGTCCGCGAGGCCCGTGAACTCGCTGCCGCCGACTCCCCGGTGGCGTACGGGATCATCGAGCACGTCAAGGGCGACATCTCCGAGATCACCGGCCCGATGATCACCGAGCTGGCCCGCGAGGGCGACGCCATGTGCATCGAGCTGCTCCAGGACATCGGCCAGTGGCTCGGCGTCGGCATCGCCAACCTGGCCGCCGCCCTGGACCCCTCCTGCTTCGTCATCGGCGGCGGTGTCTCCGCGGCCGACGACCTGCTGATCGGCCCCGCCCGGGAGGCCTTCCGCCGCCACCTCACCGGCCGCGGCTACCGCCCCGAGGCCCGCATCGCCCGCGCCCAGCTCGGCCCCGAGGCCGGCATGGTGGGCGCCGCCGACCTCGCCCGCCTGGTCGCGCGCCGCTTCCGGCGCGCCAACCGGCGCCGTGTCGAGCGGTACGAGCGCTACGAGAAGTTCGTCGAGACCCGCCGCACCACCCAGGGGCCGCTGTGA
- a CDS encoding response regulator transcription factor: MTAIRLLLVDDDPLVRAGLSFMMGGADDIEIVGEAADGSEVEELVGRTGPDVVLMDIRMPTVDGLTATERLRARKNAPQVVVLTTFHADDQVLRALRAGAAGFVLKDTPPAEILAAVRRVAAGDPVLSPAVTRQLMAHAAGGTAHTRRAGARERIGALNDREREVAVAVGQGRANAEIAAALFMSVATVKTHVSRVLAKLDLNNRVQIALLAYDAGLLEEGGQDGH, encoded by the coding sequence ATGACCGCGATCAGACTGCTCCTCGTCGACGACGACCCCCTGGTTCGGGCAGGCCTGTCCTTCATGATGGGCGGCGCCGACGACATCGAGATCGTCGGCGAGGCCGCCGACGGCAGCGAGGTCGAGGAGCTCGTCGGCCGCACCGGCCCGGACGTCGTGCTCATGGACATCCGGATGCCGACGGTGGACGGCCTCACCGCCACCGAACGCCTGCGGGCCCGCAAGAACGCCCCGCAGGTCGTGGTCCTCACCACCTTCCACGCCGACGACCAGGTACTGCGCGCCCTGCGCGCGGGCGCCGCCGGTTTCGTCCTCAAGGACACCCCGCCCGCCGAGATCCTGGCCGCGGTACGCCGCGTCGCGGCCGGGGACCCCGTCCTCTCGCCCGCCGTGACCCGCCAGCTGATGGCCCACGCGGCGGGCGGCACGGCCCACACCCGGCGGGCCGGCGCCCGGGAGCGGATCGGCGCGCTGAACGACCGGGAACGCGAGGTCGCGGTCGCCGTCGGCCAGGGCAGGGCGAACGCCGAGATCGCCGCCGCGCTGTTCATGAGCGTCGCCACCGTCAAGACGCACGTCTCCCGCGTCCTCGCCAAGCTCGACCTCAACAACCGGGTGCAGATCGCCCTGCTGGCGTACGACGCCGGACTCCTGGAAGAAGGCGGGCAGGACGGGCACTAG
- a CDS encoding Gfo/Idh/MocA family protein, with protein MRIGVIGTGRIGTFHADTLSRHREVGGSLIVTDADSGRAQDLAHRLGATAAPGVDEIFTWGVDAVVITAATSAHAELIGRAARSGLPVFCEKPIALDLPATLAAIAEVEAAGTILQMGFQRRFDTGYTGAREAVRSGKLGRLHTVRMMTSDQTPPPPEYLPLSGGLYRDTLIHDFDILRWVTGREIVEVYATGSDAGPPMFREAGDIGTAAAVLTLDDGTLATATATRMNGAGYDVRMELAGELDQVGVGLDDRTPIASTETAGPPAASKPWTGFLERFGPAYEAELSAFVEVVRGERANPCDGREALQALRVAEACELSRRERRPVHLAEIAGGWE; from the coding sequence ATGCGCATCGGAGTCATCGGGACGGGCCGTATCGGTACATTCCACGCGGACACCCTCAGCCGTCATCGCGAGGTCGGGGGCTCCCTCATCGTCACGGACGCGGACAGCGGGCGTGCGCAGGATCTCGCGCACCGCTTAGGAGCGACGGCCGCGCCGGGTGTCGACGAGATCTTCACCTGGGGCGTGGACGCCGTGGTGATCACGGCCGCCACCTCGGCCCACGCCGAACTGATCGGTCGGGCAGCACGCTCGGGTCTCCCGGTGTTCTGCGAGAAGCCCATAGCGCTCGATCTGCCTGCCACCCTGGCCGCGATCGCCGAGGTGGAGGCTGCCGGAACAATCCTCCAGATGGGCTTCCAGCGCCGATTCGACACCGGCTACACGGGCGCCCGCGAGGCCGTGCGTTCCGGGAAGCTCGGCCGTCTGCACACCGTCCGCATGATGACGTCGGACCAGACGCCGCCCCCGCCCGAGTATCTGCCGCTGTCCGGCGGCCTGTACCGGGACACCCTGATCCACGACTTCGACATCCTGCGCTGGGTGACGGGGCGCGAGATCGTCGAGGTGTACGCGACGGGGTCGGACGCCGGACCCCCGATGTTCCGCGAGGCGGGCGACATCGGTACGGCCGCCGCGGTACTCACCCTGGACGACGGCACACTCGCCACAGCGACGGCGACGCGCATGAACGGCGCGGGCTACGACGTCCGCATGGAGCTGGCCGGCGAGCTGGACCAGGTCGGCGTCGGCCTGGACGACCGTACGCCGATCGCGTCCACCGAAACGGCCGGACCGCCGGCCGCGAGCAAGCCCTGGACCGGCTTCCTGGAGCGTTTCGGCCCGGCCTACGAGGCGGAGCTGTCGGCCTTCGTCGAGGTGGTGCGCGGCGAACGCGCCAACCCGTGCGACGGCCGCGAGGCGCTCCAGGCCCTGCGTGTCGCCGAGGCCTGCGAACTGTCCAGACGGGAGCGCAGACCCGTACACCTCGCGGAGATTGCGGGCGGGTGGGAGTGA